Part of the Polaribacter sp. Hel1_33_78 genome is shown below.
CTTGGTATGAATTGGCAATATCAATGACTTTATTAGTTATAACATTTGTGTTCATGGTTTGGTTGGCTGCTAAAATTTACAGAGTAGGAATTTTAATGTATGGTAAGAAACCTACCTATAAAGATTTATATAAATGGCTAAAATACAAAGGATAAATGCAAGGTAAATTAGAGAAAGTTACAGACACTATCGTCCAGGAAGCTAATTCAATTTTAGATTATACTTTTACATTTAGTAAAGAAATAAGTATATCTCTTAAAGGATTATTATTTGTTGCAGTAGCTCTTATAATTACAGCTTTTGTGTTAAAACAGATAAGAAGATTTATTACTAGAAAGATGCCAGAAAATGATAAAGTTAAATTCGTAAGTGTTTTTAGCTATATTCGATGGGTTGTGTTTTTAGCTATTTTTTTAATTGCTATGGATGCTTCTGGTGTTAATGTAACTGCTCTTTTTGCAGCTTCAGCAGTGCTTTTAATAGGCGTTGGTTTGGCTTTGCAAACCTTGTTTCAAGACATTATTTCAGGTGTTTTTATTTTGGTAGATCAATCTGTACATGTTGGTGATATCATTGAATTAGAGGGAAAAGTTGGTAGAGTTTTAGATATAAGATTAAGAACTACCAGAGCTGTAACCATAGATAATAAGGTTTTAGTGATTCCGAATCATCTATATTTAACCAATATTTTATTTAATTGGACAGAAAACGGAACAGAAACAAGAGAGTCCTTAACTGTTGGTGTTTCTTATGGAAGTGATGTAGAGTTAGTCAAACAAATTTTGTTAGATGTAGCAAAAAGTCAACATAAGATTTTAAAAACTCCAGAAGCTAAAGTATTATTCACTGATTTTGCTGATAGTTCTCTAAATTTTCAACTCATTTTTTCTCTAAATGATAGTTTTGAAACAAGATTTATACAAAGCGATTTACGTTTTGAAATAGATAAAAAGTTTCGAGAAAATGGTATTACTATTCCTTTTCCTCAAAGAGATGTGCATATTTTTGGAAGCAAAAAACAATCATATTAATAAAAATAGTTTTAGTAAAAAGAACAAAATTTAATACTGTTTTCAAAAAAAATTTAAAACCTTGAAACCAAAAATATATGAGTAAAATATTAATTATTGAGGACGAAGCTGCGATTAGAAGAGTTTTAACAAAAATTATTTCGGAAGAAAATGAAGCTTATCATGTAGAAGGAGCAGAAGATGGGTTGTTAGGAATCGAAATGATTAAAAATAACGATTATGATTTGGTTTTGTGTGATATTAAAATGCCAAAAATGGATGGTGTTGAAGTGTTAGAAAAAGCAAAGAAAATTAAACCAGAAATTCCATTTGTTATGATTTCTGGTCATGGAGATATAGATACGGCTGTAAATACGATGCGTTTAGGAGCTTTTGATTATATCTCAAAACCGCCAGATTTAAATAGACTTTTAAATACGGTTAGAAAAGAAAGTTTTAATTGTTGAGAATAAGCGATTAAAGAAAAAGGTTAGCAAAAATTATGAAATGATAGGAGATAGTGCTGCTATTTCTCATATTAAAGAAATTATAGAAAAGGTTGCAGCTACAGATGCAAGAGTTTTAATTACAGGTCCTAACGGCACAGGTAAAGAGTTGGTAGCGCACTGGTTGCATGAAAAATCAGACCGTTCGAAAGCACCAATGATTGAAGTAAACTGTGCGGCAATTCCTTCAGAATTAATTGAAAGTGAACTTTTTGGACACGTAAAAGGTTCTTTTACAGGTGCAAATAAGGATAGAGCAGGTAAGTTTGAAGCTGCGAATAGGGGAACTATTTTCTTAGATGAAATTGGGGATATGAGTTTGTCTGCTCAAGCAAAAGTATTGCGTGCCTTGCAAGAAAGTAGAATCTCTAGAGTTGGTTCTGATAAAGATATAAAAATAGATGTTAGGGTAGTTGCAGCCACTAATAAAAATCTAAAAGAAGAAATTGGAGCAGGTAGATTTCGAGAAGATTTGTATCACAGATTAGCGGTCATTTTAATTAAAGTTCCTGCGTTAAATGAAAGAAGAGAGGATGTCCCATTACTGGTGGATTTCTTTTCAAAGAAAATTTCTGAAGCACAAGGAACTCCAATAAAGAAGTTTTCGTTAAAAGCAATCAATCTTTTAAAAGAATATGATTGGACAGGAAATATTCGTGAATTAAGAAATGTGGTTGAACGTTTAATAATTTTAGGGGAAAAAGAGGTTTCTGCAAATGACATTCAACTTTTTGCTAGTAAGTAAAATGTTGTTTTAAAGCCTAAAAAAAAGCCTACTAATTATAGTAGGCTTTTTTATTGAATGTATTTTATTATTGTAAATCAAAACGATCAAGATTCATCACTTTAGTCCAAGCAGTAGTAAAATCATTTACAAATTTTTCTTTGTTGTCATTTTGTGCATAAACTTCAGAAACTGCTCTTAATTCTGTATTTGAGCCAAAAATTAAATCTGCTCGAGTTCCTGCAAACTTCATGGCTCCAGTTTTACGATCTCGTCCAATAAATTCTTTATCTTCTGACGCAGTTGCATTCCATGTTACAGAAAAATCAAGAATATTTGTAAAGAAATCATTTGTTAAACTTCCAACATTATCAGTAAGAACGCCAAGTTTAGAACCATCATAATTTGCTCCTAAAACACGCAATCCTCCAACAAGTGCTGTCATTTCTGGAATACTTAGAGTTAGTAAGTTAGCGCGATCTACTAATAAGCCTTCGGCAGCCACATCCAATTTAGAGTTCATATAGTTTCTAAATCCATCTGCCAAAGGTTCTAAGTATCCAAACGATTCTAAATCTGTTTGCTCTTGTGTAGCATCACCTCTACCTTGAGAAAATGGAACAGTCATATTATGTCCAGCTTTTCTTACAGCTTCTTCAACTGCTGCGGTTCCTGCTAATACAATTAAATCTGCCATAGAAATAGTTTCCTTAAATTCACTTTGAATTTTTTCTAATACAGTTAAAACTTTATTTAATTCAGATGGGTTATTTACCTCCCAGCTTCTTTGTGGCTCTAGACGAATACGAGCACCATTTGCTCCGCCACGCATATCTGAACCTCTAAATGTAGAAGCCGAAGCCCAAGCCGTTTTAACCAATTCTGATATTGATAAACCTGATGCTAAAATCATTTTTTTAAGGGAAGAAATATCAGAGTTTGATAAATTATAACTAACTGCGGGAATTGGGTCTTGCCATAATAATTCCTCTTTCGGAACTTCAGGACCTAAATAACGGCTTATTGGTCCCATATCACGATGCGTTAATTTGTACCAAGCTCGAGCAAAAGCATCTTCAAAAGCTTTATGATCTTTATGAAAACGCTTAGATATTTCTAAATAAGTTGGATCCATTTTTAATGCTATATCTGCAGTCGACATCATTAAAGCTTGTTCGCTATTTGCGTCTCCGGCTTTTGGTGCCATTCTAGCTTTTGATGCTTTAGTTGGAGTCCATTGATGAGCTCCAGCTGGACTTTTAGTTAATTCCCAATCATAATTTAATAAAACATCAAAATATTCATCATCCCAACGTGTTGGACTTGGTGTCCAAGCACCTTCTAAACCACTAGTAATTGTATCATCTAAAACACCAGAACCGAAACTGTTTTTCCACCCAGTGCTCATTTCTTCAATTGACGCTCCATGAGGTTCAGTTCCAACATACTTATTTGGGTCAGCAGCGCCATGAGCTTTACCAAATGTATGTCCACCAGCAACTAAAGCCACAGTTTCCTCATCATTCATTGCCATACGACCAAACGTAATTTTTATATCATGTGCAGATTTTAAGGGATTTGGTTCTCCATTTGGACCTTCCGGGTTTACGTAGATTAATCCCATATGAACAGCTCCTAAATGACCTTCTAAGTCACCATCACTTGTGTCATATCGCTCATCATTACCTAACCATTGATTTTCAGAACCCCAATAAATATCTTCTTCTGGTTCCCAAACATCTGCCCGTCCACCAGCAAAACCAAATGTTTTGAATCCCATTGATTCTAGTGCACAATTTCCGGCAAGAATCATCAAATCTGCCCAAGAAATTTTATTTCCATATTTCTTTTTTATTGGCCATAATAATAAACGTGCTTTATCTAAATTACCATTATCTGGCCAACTGTTTAATGGTGCAAATCGTTGTGTTCCAGATCCTGCTCCTCCGCGCCCATCTCCAACGCGATAAGTTCCTGCACTATGCCAAGCCATACGAATCATAAATGGACCGTAATGTCCATAATCTGCTGGCCACCAATCTTGAGAATCTGTCATTAAATTAATAATATCTTGCTTTAGTTCATTGTAATTGACACTGTTAAAAGCTTTCGAATAATCAAAATCTTCACCCAATGGGTTAGATTTTGCTCCATTTTGGCGCAGAATATTTAATTTTAACTCATTTGGCCACCAATCTCTGTTAGAAGTTCCCCCTCCAGCTGTTTTTTTTTGTGTACCACTTTGAAATGGACATTTACTTATGTCTCCATTCTTATTATGCTCCATTTTTCTAGTTTTAAAATTAGTATAACCCAAATTTACGATAAAAATATTGATGATTTTTATCTATATTTTTTATTTGATCATAACTTAAATTTATCAAAAACATGCATAAATGCTTGATAATATATGTTTTGTGATTTTTGTAGGATGATGAGGATTGTAATTAAATTATCTACATAAGAAAATCTTATTTTAAAATAAGTAAAAAAATTTATCTCAGTTTTTTATTAGTTTAAACTAGAATATATTTGCGGCTTAAAATTATTAATCAATAATAAATAACAGAAAAAATGGCAACTTTAGTTGGAAAAAAATTCCCAGATTTAAATGTAGACGCAATGAATGATATGGGAGATACATTTAAATTAAATGTTTTAAAAGAAGCAAAAAATAAAGGAAAAAAAGTATTATTGTTTTGGTATCCAAAGGATTTTACATTTGTATGTCCTACAGAATTACACGCATTTGAAGCAGCTTTAGCTGAGTTTGAAGAAAGAAATACAATTGTAATTGGTGCATCTTGTGATACTCCAGAAGTTCATTTTGCTTGGTTAAGTACTTCTAAAGACAATGGAGGAATTGAAGGTGTTTCTTATTCTTTGTTAGCAGATAGCAATAGAAACTTATCTTCAATTTTAGGAATCTTAGATATTACGAATGAGACATTTGATGAAGCCTCACAAACTATTCAGGTAGAAGGAGATAATGTAACTTATAGAGCAACTTATTTAATTGATGAAGAAGGAACTGTTTTTCATGAAGGAATCAATCATATGCCAGTAGGCAGAAATGTAAATGAGTTTTTACGTTTAATTGATGCTTATGCACATGTGCAATCTCATGGAGAAGTATGTCCTGCAAACTGGGAAGAAGGTAAAGATGCAATGTCTCCTAATGCAAAAGGAACAGCAGCATATTTAGCTTCTCATTAAATAATTAGTTATTATTAGAAAGCATAACAATCTTAAATTAGAAAATAGATTAGTTCGTTTTACTTATAATATCACAAAATTAAAAAAAAAATGGTACAAGAATTAAGTCAAGATAATTTAGCAGAAATAGTTTCTGATAATCAAAAGGTAGTCGTACAATTTTCTGCATCATGGTGCGGAAACTGCCGTATAATGAAGCCAAAATTTAAAAAATTATCTTCAGAAAATGAAGACGTTGCTTTTGTGATCGTCGATGCAGAAAAATTTCCTGAAAGTAGAAAATTAGCAGATGTTAGTAATTTGCCAACTTTTGCAACTTTTGTTGATGGTAAATTTTTAAATCAAACACAAACGAACAAGTTTGATGTTTTAAAAGATTTAGTAAACCAAGTTATTTAATTATGAAATTACCTGTAATAAAACACTTAACCAGTTTTATTGAAGAAAACGACCAAGATTACGTTTTAGAAACAATAGAAACCTTAGAAGCTTTAACTGAAGTTCCGTCTTTAAAGGATGAAGAATTAGATGTTATTGGAGAATTGATTTCTAATATGTATGGTGCTTTAGAAGTTCATAAAATGATTAAAGAAGGTACTCAGAAAAAAGAAGCATTAAATACTTTTATGAAACGTGTATTGGGTTCTATTGATCAATAGTTCTGATTTTTAATATAAAAATTAAATCCTGAGTGAAAACTCGGGATTTTTTTCAATTAATTGTAATTCAGAAGTTTCTTATTCATAAAATTTAATAAAATAAAACACTATTTTTTATTTTAATCATGGGTTAATTGCTTTATAATTTTCTTATGTTTTGGAAATTTTTTTGAAAGTTCTTTGCAACTGGGAAGTACAAAATCTCTGAAGTCAAAACCCGGCGAAACTGTGCATCCGGTGAAAGAAAAAGAATTTTTTTCTAAAACTTCAGCAGCAAAATAATACCTAGCAGGCACTGTGAATTGTAAGACTTCACCATTTAGAAAATCATTTCCAATCAATACAGCAGCATATGCTCCGTTTGGTGAAATCATGTGTAATCTTAAAGTCGTTCCGGTATAAAAATGCCAAATTTCATCTTGATTTATCTTATGAAAAGCAGAGAATTTATCAGAGGTTAGTAAAAAATAAATACTCGTACAATAATTTCTGTTTCCATCAAATTCATTTCCTAGATGTTTTGATTGAATTTCACCGTTACTTCTATAAGTCTCCTTAAAGTAGCCACCTTCGGGATGCTCGATTAAATTAAAATGACTAATAATTTTTGCAACTTTCATTCCGTATTTTTATTTTCGTTTACTTTTTTAATAATCGCTTTTAAACGCTCTTTTGTAAGTTGTTTTTCTAGCTTTACTTTGTTGATTTTTTGATTCATCAACTTTGTATGTTTAGCTTTGTTAACCGTATTTTTTGCTTTCCCTTTTTTAGGCATTTAGATAGAATTATGAAACGAATTTAAGGAATTTTATTTCTAAAAACTGGGTTAAGTGTTTATAAAATTTGTGAAAAAATTATCATTTTAATCGATAAAAGCCATCTCAAAACTAATAGAAAACCCATGTTTTTTTTTATCTTTAAAGAATAATTAGAATGAACATGGATTTAGAAAAATATGAAGTCACAAGTGCCATAAATATAAAAGATTTTTCTACAAAGGAAGTAATAGAAGATTCGAAAAAGGAACTTAAAAAAGTAAGAAAAAAAATAAGTACGTTGCAAGATAGGATGTATGCAGAAGGAAAATATAGCATACTTATTTGCCTACAAGGAATGGATACATCTGGAAAAGATAGCTTGATTAGAGAGGTTTTTAAAGATGTAAATGCACGTGGAGTGGAAGTTCATAGCTTCAAAGTTCCAACAGAATTAGAATTAAAACATGATTTCTTATGGCGTCACTATTTAGCACTTCCTTCAAAAGGCAAAATAGGAGTTTTTAACAGAACCCATTATGAAAATGTGTTGGTTACAAGAGTCCATCCTGAATATATTTTTGGCGAAAACATCCCAGGCGTAAGAAGTTTAAGCGATTTGAATGATGAATTTTATCATGATAGAATGGATAGAATTAACAATTTTGAAAATCATCTTGCTAAAAGTGGAACAATTATTTTAAAGTTCTTTTTAAATTTATCTAAAGATGAACAAAAAAATAGATTATTAAGAAGGTTAAATTTGCCAGAAAAGAATTGGAAGTTCTCGACAGGAGATTTAAAAGAACGCAAACTATGGGATAAATATCAGTATTGTTATGAAGATTTATTAAACAGAACCTCCAAACAAAATGCTCCTTGGTTTGTAATTCCGGCAGATGATAAACCAACAGCAAGATTACTTTTAGCTGAAATTTTATTAAAAAATTTAAAAAAATATAACTTTAAAGAACCAACTTTACCGTTAAAAATTGTTGATCAAATAGATGATTTTAAAGCACAATTAAATAATAAATGAATTTAGACTTAAAAAAACCAATTGTATTTTTCGATTTAGAAACTACGGGTATTAATATTGCAAACGACAAAATTGTAGAAATTTCAATTTTAAAAGTTTTTCCAAATGGAAATAAAGAAAGTAAAACATGGTTGGTAAATCCAGAAATGGAAATTCCACAAGGTTCTATAGATGTGCACGGAATTACAAATGAAAAAGTAGCGACAGAACCTACTTTTAAAGAGTTAGCCTCCAAAGTAAATGAAATGATTGCAGGCTGTGATTTAGCAGGATTTAATTCAAACAGATTTGATATTCCTTTATTAGCAGAAGAATTAATGCGCGCAGGAATTGATTTTGATATGAAGAATAGAAAAGCAATTGATGTGCAAGTTATTTTTCATAAAAAAGAACAGCGAACTTTAAGCGCGGGATATCAATTTTATTGCGAAAAAGAATTAGAAGGTGCTCATGGAGCAGAGGCAGATACAAATGCTACTTATGAAATTTTGCTGGCTCAATTAACTAAATACAAGGATATAGGAAACACAGTTGATGCGTTAAGTGAATATTCAACGCATGGGAAAAGAGCGGATTTTGCAGGTTTTATTTTGATGAATGAAGAAGACCAAGAAATTTTTTCTTTTGGAAAATATAAAGGAAGAACAGTTGTTGAGGTGCTAAAAGAAAATCCTGGTTATAATAATTGGATTCAGAATGCAGATTTCCCTTTATACACCAAAAAAGTGTTGAGGGGAATTAAAGAAAGAATGTCTGCTCCAAAGAATAAAATGTCTGATGCAGAAAAATTAGAGGCCTTGCAACAAAAGTTTAATTTGAGGTAATATTTAATCACAGATTAGGGCCTTTACGCATATCAATTAATTTAGAATAAAATGTTTATAAAATATAAGAATTTACCAAGCAATTCTCGTGTTTGGATTTATCAGTCAGCCAGAGAGTTCACGAATAAAGAGGTTGACTTTATAGCTTTAAAATCAGAAGATTTTATTAATCAATGGACACGTCATGGAGATGATTTAAAAGGTTCATTTACCATAAAATACAGACAGTTTTTAATTTTAGCCGTAGATGAAAGTTTTAACAATATTTCTGGTTGCTCTATTGATAGTTCAGTTCGTTTTATACAAGAATTAGAGAAAGAATTACAATTAGATTTAATGAATAAAATGAATGTTACCTTCAAAAATAATGATACAATTAATTTAGTGAATTTGGCTGCTTTTCAGAAATTTGCAAAAGACGGAAAAATAGGTCAAGAAACCATTGTTTTCAATAATATGGTAAATACCAAGGAAGATTTTGAAAACAATTGGGAAGTTCCAGCAAAAAAAAGCTGGCATAAACGCTTTTTAATATAAATATTGAGTTAAAACAGAGTATGAAAAAAAGAGTACTGTTATTGTTTTTAATTGCATTTGTTTGCACATTACAATCACAAAGAATAGATCCTTTAAGAACTAGAGATTTTGAAGCTCAGGAAATTTGGGTAGACAGTATTATGAATAATATGTCAATTGATGAAAAAATTGGCCAGATGTTTATGGTGCAAGCTTATTCTAATTTAGATGAAGAGCATGCAATCTTTATTTCTGAATTGATTACGAAACATCATGTTGGTAATTTGATTTTTATGCAGGGAACTCCAGAAAAACAGGCTGTTTTAAATAATAGATATCAAGCGCTTTCTAAAGTTCCTTTAATGATTGGTTTTGATGGAGAATGGGGTTTAGATATGCGTTTAAAAAACACCTACAAGTTTCCTTGGAACATGACTTTGGGTGCAATCAAAAATGATTCTTTAGTAAAGGAATTTGGAGAACATTTAGGGAAACATTGTAAAAGGTTAGGAATTCATATCAATTTTGCACCGGTTGTAGATGTAAATGTAAATCCAGAAAATCCGATTATTGGCAATCGCTCTTTTGGAGAGAGTAAAGAGAATGTTACGCAAAAAGCAATTGCTTTTACCCATGGAATGCAAAAGTATGGAGTGATGGCAAATGCAAAACATTTTCCTGGTCATGGTGATACAGCAGCAGATTCTCATCACACATTACCACTTTTAAATTTTGACAAAGCACGTTTAGATTCTATTGAATTGTACCCTTACAGTAAAGTTTTTGACGCTGGTATTGGCAGTGTAATGACAGCACATTTAAATATACCAAGTTTAGAACCGAATGGAACATTACCTACATCACTTTCAAAAAATGTAGTTACAAATCTATTGCAACAAGAGTTGGGTTTTAATGGGCTGATTATTACTGATGGTTTAAATATGAAAGGGGCTACAAATTATGCGACATCAGCAGAAATTAATTTATCAGCAATTCAAGCAGGTAATGATTTGCTTTTAATTCCGCAAAATGTGCCTGCGAGTATAAGAATTATAAAACAAGCTCTTGCGCTTAAAACGCTATCAGAAGAGAGAATCAATAAATCTGTTCGTAAGATCTTGAAAGCAAAATATTGGATGGGTTTAAATAATTATAAACCTATAGAAATTTCAGGCTTGCAGGAAGATTTAAACACTATTGAAGATGAATTGCTTCATAGAAAATTGTTGAAAAATGCAATTACTTTGATAAAAGATTCAGATCAAAATATTCCTCTAGGAAACTTAGAATATAAGAAGATTGCTTATGTGAAATTAGGGGATGATTCTGGAGATCATTTCGTAAATATGTTAAAAAATTACACGAAAGTGGAAGTGATAAGTGATAACAATTTAGATGGATTATTAACAAAATTGAAATCCTATAATCAAGTAATTATTGGTTTTCATAAATCAAACAAGCATCCTTGGAAGAGCTATAGATTTAAAAATAAAGAATTAGTTTGGTTACAAGAAATTGCAAGAAACAAAAAAGTTATTCTAGATGTATTTGCAAGTCCTTACAGTCTGTTACAAGTAAAAACATTTGTCAATATAGAAGCTATAATCGTATCGTATCAAAACAGTAAATTAGCACAAGAACTTTCTGCACAAATGATTTTTGGAGCTTTTAAAGCTCAAGGAAAATTACCTGTTTCTATAGGTGAAGAATTTAAAGTAGGTCATGGTTTACAATCTTATAGTTTAAGTAGATTGGAATATACAATTCCAGAAGAAGCTCAAGTATCCTCAAAAAAATTAGCCTTAATAGATAAATTAGCTGATACTATTTTAGAAGAAAAAATGGCTCCAGGTTTTCAGGTTTTAGTTGCAAGAAAAGGTAAAGTTATTTTTCAAAAAAGTTACGGATATCATACTGCAAATGAAGTTAGAAAAGTTAGAAATTCGGATATGTATGATCTTGCATCTCTTACTAAAATTTTAGCTTCTTTACCATTGATAATGAAAGCTGAAGAAGAACAAAAAATAAGGCTATCTGCCAGTCTACAAGATATTTTACCAAGTTTTAAAAACAGCAACAAAGGGGCAGTTTCGGTAAAGGAAATCCTTTCTCATTATGGAAGATTAAAGGCTTGGATTCCTTTTTACAAAGGTGCTCAAGACAGTTTTTCAGGTAAAAATTCATCTAAATTTTATAGAAAAAAAAGAAACTCAAAGTTTAATATAGAGGTTGCTGAAAATTTATATATCAGTAAATTTTATAAAGATAGTATTTATAAGTATATAAGAGAAGCAGATCAGAGAGAGAAAAACGGCTATAAATATAGTGATTTAGGGTATTATTTATTCAAGGAAGCGCTAGAAAACACTTACCATAAACCATTAAATAAATTAGTTAATCAAAAATTTTACAATTCTTTGGGAGCAAATAGAATGACCTATTTACCTCTTGCTAAGTTTAATAAATCGGAGATTGTACCTTCAGAAAAGGACGATTATTTTCGAAATCAATTACTACATGGTCATGTGCATGATATGGGGGCGGCAATGTTAGGCGGAGTAGGGGGGCATGCGGGTTTGTTTGCTAATGCAAATGATGTCGCAAAAATTATGCAAATGTACTTGCAGAAAGGGTTTTATGGTGGAAGGCGATATTTAAAACCAGAAACTATAGGTAAATTTAATACACGTTATTTTTCGGAGAAAAAAGTACGCAGAGGTTTAGGTTTTGATAAACCTCAATTAAACCCGAAAGTAAAAGCAACTTGTGGTTGTGTCTCTGATGAAAGTTTTGGTCATTCGGGATTTACAGGTACTTATACTTGGGCAGATCCTAAAAGCGAAATTGTTTATGTTTTTCTATCGAACAGGGTATATCCTCACATGAACAATACAGGTTTAATTAAAACGAACATGCGTACTAAAATTCAACAAGTCATTCAAGATGCGATAATAGATTAGAAGCTGCTTCCTATTTATTAGCAGCTCTTTTTAGATCGTCTTTTTTTTTTGTCAAAACTATGATTGGCGTATTTTTAGAATTAAATTGCTGCATAAGATTCTTTAAGAGCCATTTTTATTTAAGTGTTTTCTGTATTTGTTTCTGAAAATTTTGAGTAAACAAAGACTATGACTATGGAAGTGAATAAGTAACAAGTAGCAATTTTCCAATCAAAAAATAGATATATAATCCAAGTTTGTAAAACATAAAAAAAAGGAAAAGCAAACAAGCTAAATGTGAATCTAAAAGTATCTATAAACTCAATTTCATCAATTTTTTTAGAAGCTTTTCTCCAAATAAAAAAAGGGATTAAACTATTTAAAATAATGATATAATACAAAGGTTGTAAGAAGTTTACATGTTTCTTTTTTTGTTTTGGATAATTTCCAGATTCAATAATTTTATTAATTGAATCAACATTTGTAAAATCAACATTTAAGCTGTTTAACTTGGCCAAAATTGAGCAGTATTTTTCATCATCAGGAATATGAACACTTAATTTTTTTAGTTGCTTGCTAACCTCATCTTTTAAATTATTGATGGAAGAAGTCATTTCATTTGATTTATAAAATGTTTTAACTGCAATAGGT
Proteins encoded:
- a CDS encoding glycoside hydrolase family 3 N-terminal domain-containing protein encodes the protein MKKRVLLLFLIAFVCTLQSQRIDPLRTRDFEAQEIWVDSIMNNMSIDEKIGQMFMVQAYSNLDEEHAIFISELITKHHVGNLIFMQGTPEKQAVLNNRYQALSKVPLMIGFDGEWGLDMRLKNTYKFPWNMTLGAIKNDSLVKEFGEHLGKHCKRLGIHINFAPVVDVNVNPENPIIGNRSFGESKENVTQKAIAFTHGMQKYGVMANAKHFPGHGDTAADSHHTLPLLNFDKARLDSIELYPYSKVFDAGIGSVMTAHLNIPSLEPNGTLPTSLSKNVVTNLLQQELGFNGLIITDGLNMKGATNYATSAEINLSAIQAGNDLLLIPQNVPASIRIIKQALALKTLSEERINKSVRKILKAKYWMGLNNYKPIEISGLQEDLNTIEDELLHRKLLKNAITLIKDSDQNIPLGNLEYKKIAYVKLGDDSGDHFVNMLKNYTKVEVISDNNLDGLLTKLKSYNQVIIGFHKSNKHPWKSYRFKNKELVWLQEIARNKKVILDVFASPYSLLQVKTFVNIEAIIVSYQNSKLAQELSAQMIFGAFKAQGKLPVSIGEEFKVGHGLQSYSLSRLEYTIPEEAQVSSKKLALIDKLADTILEEKMAPGFQVLVARKGKVIFQKSYGYHTANEVRKVRNSDMYDLASLTKILASLPLIMKAEEEQKIRLSASLQDILPSFKNSNKGAVSVKEILSHYGRLKAWIPFYKGAQDSFSGKNSSKFYRKKRNSKFNIEVAENLYISKFYKDSIYKYIREADQREKNGYKYSDLGYYLFKEALENTYHKPLNKLVNQKFYNSLGANRMTYLPLAKFNKSEIVPSEKDDYFRNQLLHGHVHDMGAAMLGGVGGHAGLFANANDVAKIMQMYLQKGFYGGRRYLKPETIGKFNTRYFSEKKVRRGLGFDKPQLNPKVKATCGCVSDESFGHSGFTGTYTWADPKSEIVYVFLSNRVYPHMNNTGLIKTNMRTKIQQVIQDAIID